One window from the genome of Halomicrobium zhouii encodes:
- the glmS gene encoding glutamine--fructose-6-phosphate transaminase (isomerizing): MCGIIARVGHDDAVGHLVTGLERLEYRGYDSAGLAIQNGSGLSVHKQAGEISAVKSEIQSAAPTGEVGIGHTRWSTHGPPTDENAHPHTSQSGDVAVVHNGVIENHRAIRERLVDAGHQFTSETDTEVVPHLIDHYRDEVADPEAAFRRAVDELEGSYAIAAMFEGEDAVYATRKGSPLVLGVGDEQYFLASDIPAFLEHTDRVVYLEDGDVVVLTPTSVAMTDTDGEPVSRDVETVEWDPEEAGKGAYDHYMLKEIHEQPTSLANAIRGRVDARDGAITFEEFDLDVLDPVTQVHFVACGTSYHAALYASRLLNEAGVPSRAIRASEYVESAGPIAGGTLTVAVTQSGETADTLSALREASAHGAPTVAVTNVVGSTAAREADETLYIRAGPEIGVAATKTFTSQAVTLTLLSQVVAGEIDGASPREDLADLLAALERLPEDVEQVMDLDQAERLADRILDYESYFFIGRGLARSVALEGALKFKEITYEHAEGFASGQLKHGPLALVTPETPIFALFTGEETEKTVTNAQEAQTRGAEIIAVGPPDCAGAQISDAHLTVPDTHPVCQGLLANVQLQLVAYHTADRFGRSIDKPRNLAKSVTVE, from the coding sequence ATGTGTGGGATCATCGCCCGCGTCGGCCACGACGACGCTGTCGGCCACCTCGTCACGGGCCTCGAACGGCTCGAATACCGCGGCTACGATTCGGCTGGGCTCGCTATCCAGAACGGATCGGGCCTGTCGGTCCACAAGCAGGCGGGCGAGATCTCGGCGGTCAAATCGGAGATCCAGTCCGCCGCACCGACCGGTGAGGTCGGGATCGGCCACACCCGCTGGAGCACGCACGGCCCGCCGACGGACGAGAACGCGCACCCGCACACGAGCCAGTCCGGTGACGTCGCCGTCGTCCACAACGGCGTCATCGAGAACCACCGGGCGATCCGGGAACGGCTCGTCGATGCGGGCCACCAGTTCACGAGCGAGACCGACACGGAAGTGGTTCCCCACCTGATCGACCACTACCGCGACGAGGTCGCCGACCCGGAGGCCGCGTTCCGACGGGCGGTCGACGAACTCGAGGGGAGTTACGCCATCGCCGCGATGTTCGAGGGCGAGGACGCCGTGTACGCGACCAGGAAGGGCTCCCCGCTCGTGCTCGGCGTCGGCGACGAGCAGTACTTCCTCGCCAGCGACATCCCGGCCTTCCTCGAGCACACCGACAGGGTCGTCTACCTGGAGGACGGTGACGTCGTGGTCCTGACGCCGACGAGCGTCGCGATGACCGACACCGACGGCGAGCCGGTCTCGCGCGACGTCGAGACGGTCGAGTGGGACCCCGAAGAGGCCGGAAAGGGCGCCTACGACCACTACATGCTCAAAGAGATCCACGAACAGCCGACCTCGCTCGCGAACGCCATCCGGGGCCGCGTCGACGCCCGTGACGGGGCGATCACGTTCGAGGAGTTCGACCTCGACGTCCTCGACCCGGTCACGCAGGTCCACTTCGTCGCCTGCGGGACGTCGTACCACGCTGCCCTCTACGCGTCCCGACTGCTGAACGAGGCGGGCGTGCCGTCGCGAGCTATCCGTGCCAGCGAGTACGTCGAATCGGCGGGTCCGATCGCCGGCGGGACGCTGACCGTCGCGGTGACCCAGAGCGGCGAGACCGCGGACACCCTCTCGGCGCTCAGAGAGGCCAGCGCTCACGGCGCACCCACGGTGGCCGTGACGAACGTCGTCGGGTCGACTGCAGCACGCGAGGCCGACGAGACGCTGTACATCAGAGCCGGTCCCGAGATCGGGGTCGCCGCGACGAAGACGTTCACCTCGCAGGCGGTCACGCTGACGCTCCTCTCCCAGGTCGTGGCCGGTGAGATCGACGGCGCCTCGCCGCGCGAGGACCTCGCCGACCTGCTCGCCGCGCTCGAACGGCTTCCGGAGGACGTCGAGCAGGTGATGGACCTGGACCAGGCCGAACGGCTCGCCGACCGAATCCTCGACTACGAGTCGTACTTCTTCATCGGCCGGGGCCTGGCGCGCTCCGTCGCCCTCGAAGGGGCACTCAAGTTCAAGGAGATTACCTACGAGCACGCGGAGGGCTTCGCTTCGGGTCAGCTCAAACACGGCCCGCTCGCGCTCGTCACTCCCGAGACGCCCATCTTCGCGCTGTTCACCGGCGAGGAGACGGAGAAGACGGTGACGAACGCCCAGGAGGCCCAGACCCGGGGCGCGGAGATCATCGCCGTCGGGCCCCCGGACTGTGCGGGTGCGCAGATTTCCGACGCTCACCTCACTGTTCCGGATACCCATCCCGTCTGCCAGGGGCTGCTCGCGAACGTCCAGCTCCAGCTCGTGGCCTACCACACGGCCGACAGGTTCGGT